The region GATATTTCGGGTCGATCATGCGCCGCTCGATGTTCGAATGCTCATCCAACTCATCCCCCAAACCGTTATTGGAAGCTCGCGAATGTCGCAGCTTTCATCGCCAATGGCGAAGGAGCAAATTTTTACCCTGAAGTCAACCTGTACTCCGCAAGGCCTCAGCTTGACAACGCTCAGGTAAAATCCCAAAAATAAACTAGAATACGGAGGAGGGATCAATGCAGGTTGTCGACTTGATGGCCAAAAGCGTGACCACATTAAAAGCAACTGACTCCGCACTCCAGGCCAAGGAACTCATGATGCGCCAGAGGATACGACATATCCCTATAGTATCCTCCGAAAACGACCTTGAGGGATTGGTTACTCAAAGGGACATTCTTGCCGCAGCCCTTTCTCGTTTCGCGGATGTTGATATGACAATTCAGGAGGAGATTGACGCAGGCATACCGCTGGCGAGCATAATGATCACCGACGTGGTCGTTGTTTCGCCTGGTTGCCCGATACGCAAGGCCGCAGATGTCATGCTCACACGCAAGCTCGGCTGCCTGCCGGTAGTCGAAGGGCAAAAGCTGGTGGGCATCCTCACTGAGGCAGATTTCCTAAAGCTTGTCGTTGAACTGCTGGACGCCCTGGACAACTCGGCTTGAGATGCGGCCTGCCGTTTGTCACAGCGAAACTCCCTATCCCGACAAGCCGGACGGATCAACAGGCTCCATTAGCTGGACTATGTCGCGCAGGATGCGCAATGTTTCCTCCGCCTCATTCGCATCGAGACGGCGTAGAGCAAAGCCCGCATGCACTATGAGGTAGTCGCCCACGGCCACTTCCTCGGCTAATAGCGTCAGCGAAGCCTTTATAAAGGTTTCACCCTCGCCCACGCGGCATTTGGCAATCTCGTGCTCGATCTCCTCAATCCTTGCTGGAATAGCCAGGCACATTTACGCCTTACTCCTTCATCTTAAGGGTGCAGCTCCCGCCCGCTTTAGCCACTTCGGCCAGCACAGCCGCCATGAGGTCTGGCATGCGGGCCTGGATAGTGTCCGAGAGGTCCACGGCCATGGTTTTATAATCATGCGGCTCGATTCCGACAATCACCGCCTCAGGCCTATTACCCAGAATATCGCAATAGATGAGCGTGTCCACCAGATCGGTCTGGTGCAAAGAGTTTTTGAAAGCCAAACTCTTGCGCAAGTCGTCGCCAGTGAGCCGGTATATGCTGCCCGGAGCACCGTCCCCAAGAACTGCATCCA is a window of Desulfocurvibacter africanus subsp. africanus DSM 2603 DNA encoding:
- a CDS encoding HyaD/HybD family hydrogenase maturation endopeptidase; translation: MVEIDRNILVLGVGNILFTDEGVGVRLVERLQAKYDFSENVTLMDGGTLGTRLMDPIMACKYLVVVDAVLGDGAPGSIYRLTGDDLRKSLAFKNSLHQTDLVDTLIYCDILGNRPEAVIVGIEPHDYKTMAVDLSDTIQARMPDLMAAVLAEVAKAGGSCTLKMKE
- a CDS encoding HypC/HybG/HupF family hydrogenase formation chaperone, encoding MCLAIPARIEEIEHEIAKCRVGEGETFIKASLTLLAEEVAVGDYLIVHAGFALRRLDANEAEETLRILRDIVQLMEPVDPSGLSG
- a CDS encoding CBS domain-containing protein — translated: MQVVDLMAKSVTTLKATDSALQAKELMMRQRIRHIPIVSSENDLEGLVTQRDILAAALSRFADVDMTIQEEIDAGIPLASIMITDVVVVSPGCPIRKAADVMLTRKLGCLPVVEGQKLVGILTEADFLKLVVELLDALDNSA